A single Microbacterium sulfonylureivorans DNA region contains:
- the cydD gene encoding thiol reductant ABC exporter subunit CydD: MSEPESTGPPRAAGKPVDPRLLRYASASRGFFVAIGAIAVAQTAAVVAFAWLLTRAITGAIDGMPLPDLATTLGALAAVVAARAVLLWTREAVAARAASRVQTQLRTALIGAVGELGPDWLDRRNSAQLAVTAGRGLDALEAYFGRYLPQLVQTVVATPVIVAVMWWQDWISGLTVLLTLPLIPVFMVLIGLATRSVQQRQWQTLQRLAARFADTVQGLSTLKVFGRQQRAAASIEQVTGEYRRETMRVLRVSFLSGFALEFLASISVAIIAVSIGFRLIDGSLALGVGLFVLLLAPEAYLPLRQVGVQFHAASEGVAATDEVFAVLDAARAAPPRSSDAEPAPGGSVLRLDAVRVQRGERMLPPVSLEAAPGTVTLVEGPSGAGKSSLLAALRGAARFEGDAAYGDADVRSLAPAAWLAWAGQRPGLIAGPIAVNVALGDTEPDPALVRRALDLACADDLDPARELGVQGAGLSGGQAQRVAVARAFYRRLRGRAGVVALDEPSAALDPDTEDRLWQGVRALADAGAAVLLVSHRTSARAIADDVVRLERSEVSA; this comes from the coding sequence ATGAGCGAACCGGAGAGCACAGGGCCGCCCCGCGCGGCGGGGAAGCCCGTCGATCCACGACTCCTGCGGTATGCGAGCGCCTCGCGCGGCTTCTTCGTCGCGATCGGCGCGATCGCCGTGGCCCAGACCGCGGCCGTCGTCGCGTTCGCCTGGCTGCTCACGCGCGCCATCACCGGCGCGATCGACGGGATGCCGCTCCCCGACCTCGCCACGACGCTCGGCGCCCTCGCGGCTGTCGTCGCGGCCCGCGCGGTGCTCCTCTGGACCCGTGAGGCCGTCGCCGCCCGTGCGGCCTCGCGCGTGCAGACGCAGCTGCGCACCGCGCTGATCGGCGCGGTCGGCGAACTCGGCCCGGACTGGCTCGACCGCCGCAACTCGGCGCAGCTGGCCGTGACGGCCGGCCGCGGGCTCGATGCGCTCGAGGCCTACTTCGGACGCTACCTCCCGCAGCTCGTTCAGACCGTCGTGGCGACGCCCGTCATCGTCGCGGTGATGTGGTGGCAGGACTGGATCTCGGGCCTGACCGTGCTCCTCACCCTCCCGCTGATCCCCGTGTTCATGGTCTTGATCGGGCTCGCGACCCGGTCGGTGCAGCAGCGCCAGTGGCAGACGCTCCAGCGCCTGGCCGCGCGCTTCGCCGATACGGTCCAGGGTCTCTCGACGCTCAAGGTCTTCGGTCGACAGCAGCGGGCCGCGGCATCCATCGAGCAGGTCACCGGCGAGTACCGCCGCGAGACGATGCGGGTGCTTCGGGTCTCGTTCCTCTCGGGGTTCGCGCTCGAGTTCCTCGCCAGCATCTCGGTCGCCATCATCGCCGTGTCGATCGGCTTCCGGCTCATCGACGGCTCTCTCGCACTCGGCGTCGGCCTGTTCGTGCTGCTGCTCGCGCCCGAGGCGTACCTCCCGCTGCGGCAGGTCGGCGTGCAGTTCCATGCCGCGTCCGAAGGCGTGGCGGCGACGGACGAAGTCTTCGCCGTGCTCGACGCCGCGCGCGCCGCACCGCCCCGCTCCTCCGACGCCGAGCCCGCACCCGGGGGCAGTGTCCTGCGCCTCGATGCCGTCCGCGTGCAGCGAGGCGAACGGATGCTGCCACCGGTGTCGCTCGAGGCGGCACCCGGCACCGTGACCCTGGTGGAAGGACCCAGCGGGGCGGGCAAGTCGAGCCTGCTCGCGGCGCTGCGCGGCGCGGCGCGGTTCGAGGGTGACGCCGCCTACGGAGATGCCGATGTGCGCTCGCTGGCACCGGCGGCGTGGCTGGCGTGGGCTGGGCAGCGGCCGGGGCTGATCGCCGGCCCGATCGCGGTCAACGTCGCGCTCGGCGACACCGAGCCCGACCCCGCTCTGGTGCGTCGTGCACTCGATCTCGCGTGCGCCGACGATCTCGATCCCGCTCGCGAACTCGGCGTGCAGGGCGCCGGGCTGTCGGGCGGTCAGGCGCAGCGCGTGGCGGTCGCCCGTGCGTTCTACCGACGCCTGCGCGGGCGCGCCGGGGTGGTCGCCCTCGACGAGCCCAGCGCCGCACTCGACCCCGACACCGAGGACCGTCTCTGGCAGGGCGTCCGCGCCCTCGCCGACGCCGGTGCGGCCGTGCTGCTCGTGTCGCATCGCACGAGCGCCCGCGCGATCGCAGACGACGTCGTGCGTCTCGAGCGGAGCGAGGTGAGCGCGTGA
- the cydC gene encoding thiol reductant ABC exporter subunit CydC, translating into MSSGGVLRGALPPARRFWPALAAGFASEASAVALLAVSAWLIVRASEQPPVLYLSAAVVGVRFFALARASFRYLERLAGHDAALRQLATTRASLVRRLVPLAPDGLSRTRRGSVLGALVDDVDDLQNLPLRVVQPLVSSATVALGAVVLVAVIWWPAAVALLGCLVAAGLAATLWGWAAGARAERDIAPLRARLADAVLDHFGSLEVLAAFGAESRSRARIADADAALRRAVVRRAGAQAGTAALVSLLAGAASILAVVAAAPGAASGALDGPSLAVVVLVPMAVFEVFAAVPLAASAWRQVKASADRIAGAVPAEPPAQLVDETVPPTGVAPALGDGVRLRGASVRWPGDADASLHDVDLDIRPGERLLVIGSSGAGKTTLAHALVRFLETDGGYDVGERSVHDVAGDDVRLTVGLCEQRPMLFDEDIRQNLLFARDTASDADLEAVLRRVGLADWLRERGGLDARVGERGSLVSGGQAQRIALARALLRDFPVLVLDEPTAGVDPEASDALLTDLLCAVGDDQAVVLISHVAVPEGLVDRVVRIERGRLVA; encoded by the coding sequence GTGAGCTCGGGCGGCGTGCTGCGCGGCGCGCTCCCCCCGGCGCGCCGCTTCTGGCCGGCCCTCGCGGCGGGCTTCGCGTCCGAGGCATCCGCCGTCGCCCTGCTCGCGGTGAGCGCGTGGCTCATCGTCCGCGCGAGCGAGCAGCCCCCGGTGCTGTACCTCTCGGCCGCCGTCGTCGGCGTGCGGTTCTTCGCGCTGGCACGGGCGAGCTTCCGCTACCTCGAGCGCCTCGCCGGACACGACGCCGCTCTGCGCCAGCTCGCGACGACCCGTGCCTCGCTCGTGAGACGGCTCGTGCCGCTCGCCCCCGACGGGCTGTCTCGCACCCGGCGCGGCTCGGTGCTCGGAGCCCTGGTCGACGACGTCGACGACCTGCAGAACCTCCCGCTCCGGGTGGTTCAGCCGCTCGTGTCGTCGGCGACGGTCGCACTGGGCGCGGTCGTCCTCGTGGCGGTCATCTGGTGGCCGGCGGCGGTCGCACTTCTCGGATGCCTCGTCGCGGCCGGGCTCGCCGCCACCCTGTGGGGATGGGCCGCCGGGGCACGCGCCGAGCGCGACATCGCTCCGCTGCGCGCCCGGCTGGCCGACGCGGTGCTCGACCACTTCGGCAGCCTCGAGGTTCTCGCCGCCTTCGGCGCCGAGAGCCGGAGCCGCGCGCGGATCGCCGACGCCGACGCCGCTCTCCGCCGGGCCGTCGTGCGCCGCGCCGGCGCCCAGGCGGGCACGGCCGCACTCGTCTCGCTCCTCGCCGGGGCGGCGTCGATCCTCGCGGTCGTCGCCGCGGCGCCCGGGGCCGCCTCCGGCGCGCTCGACGGCCCCTCGCTCGCGGTGGTCGTCCTGGTGCCGATGGCGGTGTTCGAGGTGTTCGCCGCGGTGCCGCTCGCGGCCTCCGCGTGGCGCCAGGTGAAGGCTTCCGCCGACCGCATCGCCGGCGCCGTCCCCGCCGAGCCGCCCGCGCAGCTCGTCGACGAGACCGTTCCCCCCACGGGCGTCGCGCCCGCGCTCGGCGACGGCGTGCGCCTGCGGGGCGCGTCGGTGCGCTGGCCGGGCGATGCGGATGCCTCGCTCCATGACGTCGATCTCGACATCCGTCCCGGCGAGCGCCTGCTCGTGATCGGCTCGAGCGGTGCGGGGAAGACGACGCTCGCGCACGCTCTGGTGCGCTTCCTGGAGACCGACGGCGGATACGACGTGGGCGAGAGGTCGGTGCACGATGTCGCCGGGGACGACGTGCGGCTCACCGTCGGGCTGTGCGAGCAGCGACCGATGCTGTTCGACGAAGACATCCGCCAGAACCTGCTGTTCGCGCGCGACACGGCCAGCGACGCCGATCTCGAGGCCGTGCTCCGGCGTGTGGGGCTCGCGGACTGGCTCCGCGAGCGCGGCGGTCTGGATGCCCGGGTCGGCGAGCGAGGATCCCTCGTGTCGGGCGGGCAGGCGCAGCGCATCGCGCTCGCCCGCGCCCTGCTCCGCGACTTCCCGGTGCTGGTGCTCGACGAGCCGACGGCGGGCGTCGACCCCGAGGCATCCGATGCACTGCTCACCGATCTGCTGTGCGCGGTGGGAGACGACCAGGCGGTGGTGCTGATCTCCCACGTCGCGGTGCCCGAGGGGCTGGTCGACCGCGTGGTGCGCATCGAGCGGGGCCGCCTCGTCGCCTAG
- a CDS encoding VOC family protein encodes MPRWGDDRTDDAPAGFQRLIELGARPVKEPSPWLGRLLIAWVEDPDGHLVQVVQDA; translated from the coding sequence ATGCCACGCTGGGGGGATGACAGGACCGACGACGCGCCTGCCGGATTCCAGCGCCTGATCGAACTCGGCGCGAGACCCGTGAAGGAGCCGAGCCCGTGGCTCGGGCGCCTTCTCATCGCGTGGGTCGAGGATCCGGACGGCCATCTCGTCCAGGTCGTGCAGGACGCCTGA
- a CDS encoding GNAT family N-acetyltransferase, with the protein MTLTVRTASRDDAASITRVRVDTWRAAYAGLMASEILDGMDADREAERRRERWDEMHGDPRGCDLLAEVDGVVAGWAALGSSIDDDRPRDGQIYAIYARPEFWSRGVGHALLVTAEQRLRTSGFRKAHLWVLDRNERAASFYERHGWREDGATMTDERRIDGTGFTLLERRRVRDLRERLSPR; encoded by the coding sequence ATGACCCTCACGGTCCGGACCGCCTCCCGCGACGATGCCGCGAGCATCACCCGCGTGCGCGTCGACACGTGGCGGGCCGCCTACGCCGGCTTGATGGCATCCGAGATCCTCGACGGCATGGACGCCGACCGCGAGGCGGAGCGCCGACGCGAGCGGTGGGACGAGATGCACGGCGACCCGCGCGGATGCGACCTCCTCGCCGAGGTCGACGGCGTCGTCGCCGGGTGGGCGGCCCTGGGAAGCTCGATCGACGACGACCGTCCTCGCGACGGGCAGATCTACGCGATCTACGCCCGTCCGGAGTTCTGGTCGCGCGGGGTGGGGCACGCCCTGCTGGTCACGGCGGAGCAGCGACTGCGCACCTCGGGCTTCCGCAAGGCCCACCTGTGGGTGCTCGACCGCAACGAGCGCGCGGCGTCCTTCTACGAGCGACACGGCTGGCGCGAGGACGGCGCCACGATGACCGACGAACGCCGGATCGACGGCACGGGGTTCACCCTCCTGGAGCGACGCCGGGTCCGCGACCTCAGGGAACGGCTCTCGCCGAGGTGA